GCTTAACCGCCTGCCTGATGAGAAGGATGTTCAGACGCCGCCGCAGGAAGAAATAAAATCCCTGTTTATCAAGGTGGATGGTGATTATCTTCGGCTTGATCTGGATAAGCTTGTTCACATAGCGTCGGACGGGAACTTCCTGCATATCAATACAGCTGATGCTCGGCACTATATTCTCGGAACACTTCAAAGTTGGGCTGATCGCCTGCCGCAGGAAAAATTTGTGCGGGTTCATAAATCACATATCGTGAATATGGATTATGTAGAGCGTATCTCCGGTAACCAGCTGTTTACCGCCAGTGGTTCTATCCCAATAGGGCGAGCTTTCAAGGATGGTTTGCTTGCCAAGGTGATGAATTAATCATCTGGGTGTTCGCCATTTTTCACAAAACTTGTACGTCAGTGTGAGCGCAATTTTTGCGTGACCTGATTTATGCTGTGCGTTTGCTGCGGATTTTTTCGGTAAGCACGCGTAGCGCGACATTAATTCAAAAACAGCTTCTTCAGTAAATTAAGAAATAACAATGAGTTATAAGTTTTATATTTTTTTTCTTGAAATTAGAATTTAAATTCTATTTTATACGAAATACAAGATTTCACGGCGTTTCTTGGAGTTGGCTGACACTCAATTAAAGGGTGTTTTGGTGCGGGATAGCGTTGTTGCTGAATGGCGAGTGCTTTTGCCATTTACACGGCGCCCCCACCAACATGTTACCTGCTGTGTTTTGGCATGAAGCCGCTCGTGTGGTGATATTAAATTCTCCTGCACGAGAGAATGTTTTGAGTGAGTTTAGAGTTGGCAGTGGCCGTTTGCAGGCTTGGGTACACAGTATCCTGCAAATATGGTCATTGGGAGCTTAGCGGCCACTGCTATTACCGTTTGGGGCAACTTAATTTAGGAATTAAGAAATGGGTGCACACTCTGCGGCTTTTGAACGCAATGGGGATGGTGCTTGGCTATATGGTGAGTGGGTTAACGAGCCAGCACAAAACAGATCTGAAAAAACATTTTTCCGTTTTCTGGATGCAGCCGAGCAACTGCTTGATGATGGTCACTGGCATGAGGTTTCTGTACAAAATATTGTAAAAGAGGCCGATGCATCTGTTGGCTCCTTCTATAATCGGTTTCAGGATAAAGAAGCGCTTCTGCACTGCCTTGATGGCAGGTTAGGGCAGGAATGT
This DNA window, taken from Kordiimonas sp. SCSIO 12603, encodes the following:
- a CDS encoding LytTR family DNA-binding domain-containing protein, with the translated sequence MTKLRCLILEDQLPAQRVLKNYITRLDGLKLVATCSSAAEASVVLSTDEIDVLFLDIHLPKMDGFSFLKSLDNPPHVIVTTAYSEHAVEGFELAVVDYLLKPFSFDRFEEALNRLPDEKDVQTPPQEEIKSLFIKVDGDYLRLDLDKLVHIASDGNFLHINTADARHYILGTLQSWADRLPQEKFVRVHKSHIVNMDYVERISGNQLFTASGSIPIGRAFKDGLLAKVMN